GCAATCGTTTACGCACCGCACTTTACCCGCCTCCCGGAGATCCGGGAACGAGCGGCGGCCTACTCGAGCGACGACCTGCTGGTTATCCCCGCACGAGAGGTCTTCACCGGCTCCTGGCGGGATCGGAAACACGTCCTCGCGATCGGACTCGAGGACCCGGTTCCGGACTTCATCCCGCTCGAGGTGGCGATGGCCGAGTTTGACCGCCAGGGTGCAGCGGTACTCGTCCCGCATCCCGAGTTCGCCACCCTGAGCCTGACGGAGGCGGATCTGCGGACGTACGCGAAGACCATCGACGCCATCGAGACCTACAATCCGAAACACTTCCCCTCTCACAACAAGCGCGCGCGAGAACTCGCGGAGCTGCTGTCGTACCCGCCGTTTACCTCCTCGTACGCACACCTGCCGAGTTCGGTCGGCGTCGCCTACACGGCCTTCGAGACGGCGATCGAGTCCGAGGCGGACCTCGTCGACGCCCTCGTGAACCGGGTCGCCCGTCGTGTCGTCCACGACAACGGAACCAGGCGACTCCGGACGTCAGCGGGCGAACTCGCCCACCTCTGTTACGAGAACACCTGGAAGAAGGCCGATCGACTCTTTCTCTCGGGAATCGAGCCGACCCACCCCAGTCACATCGCCTACGACGGCCGATTCGACGACGTGGCCGTGTACTAACGGCACCCGCTCTCGAGCACCGGGCACGCTTCGAGGGGACGTGCCCCTCTCGAGTCCGGTCGGACAGTCCGCCGAGGCCCCCGGCGACGAAGGATGCACCAGCTCGTACGCCGAGGCCCGTATAGCAGTAGCAGGCACTACCGCCATCCCAACAGATTACGTACAACACTCCGGCTAATACACGTTCGATAACGATTCTCATGAGACAACGAGCGCTCGTCGCGATTTCGGCCGCGGTTGTACTGACCCTTCCCTGGGCCGCCGTGTGGGGAGCTACCGATCTCCTCCCCTGGCTCACAGCGACAGCCGCCCCGGGGGTGGCGTACG
This DNA window, taken from Natronococcus sp. CG52, encodes the following:
- a CDS encoding PHP-associated domain-containing protein; translation: MEVRVDCHVKVLNDAVVERAKRVGLDAIVYAPHFTRLPEIRERAAAYSSDDLLVIPAREVFTGSWRDRKHVLAIGLEDPVPDFIPLEVAMAEFDRQGAAVLVPHPEFATLSLTEADLRTYAKTIDAIETYNPKHFPSHNKRARELAELLSYPPFTSSYAHLPSSVGVAYTAFETAIESEADLVDALVNRVARRVVHDNGTRRLRTSAGELAHLCYENTWKKADRLFLSGIEPTHPSHIAYDGRFDDVAVY